Genomic segment of Alligator mississippiensis isolate rAllMis1 chromosome 6, rAllMis1, whole genome shotgun sequence:
ACTAGGCAGTAATCCCTTTGAGTCTGTGCAAGATCGTGCTCCTTGTAGGGACAGTTCTGCATCACTGATTTGCATAGGCATTTTGTAGACATATGAGAAGGGATTTTCAAAGAGGCCTAAAGGATTGAAGTCCTCAAACCTATTAAAGATTTTGTGATGCAAACATGGAAGACAATATACGTAGGCATACTGCTAGTCACTAATGTCACGTAGAAATCTTCCAAGTGCAGAGGTTTTGTCCTGTTCTTGTGATTGTCAGCCCTATGTATTTCACAGATTCAGATAATTAGGggtagttttgtttttaaataacagCTCACAATGAGTgaatttcaaattttaaaaaactaTTGCATTTCTCAAAGTCTTTGCTTCTGTCTAGCAGACATTCTAGCCTCAAAGGTACATTTTAGAAGCAACAAAGTGGTATTTAGCTATGTGATTCCTATTCATTGGAAATGAGAATTTATGTTCTTGCATATTGCTTTGATAATTTACCCCTTATTCTTTGAACCATTTTTGCATATTACTGTTATATTTGTGAAGAGTGCTAGGAACTAGAAGATTAAGATGAAAAGGGATTTATATAATAAAGAGTCATGTTTTGATTCTACTTCTTCATATTTAAGTCTGTTTATTGTTACATTGCTATAAGGAGGCTAGAATCATAGGTCTCCACAGCTTTGgtttttttactatttattttgtggaaaaaaatctctgtgaagtagttcttagaTAAGTGTGAGTGCTTCAGTGGAGACAGATATGTTTGGACCTGCAGTATTTTTGTCCTGTTGTCAAGTGGCAGTGGATGAAGAGTCTTGGAGATCGGTTCTCTACAACAGAAATCGGTGATGCAGAGTTGAGACAAATTTTTATGCGATACTCTCTGAAAAGTTGGCTGAAGTGACTTACATTACACAGGAACCCTTGAGAAGTGGCAGCAGATAGAGTTCCTTAGGGCAGCATTCTGTTATTTTAACCATGTTATCTTAAGCCTTTCTTTTCCTGTATTCCCATCACATTCCTTTCACACCTTGTATCTTCAGCAACAAATAAAGCACAGATCATAAAGacacctttcctttccttctgcatCTCTAGATTCATCCATCCTGTGCAGTAGCAAGAGGCAGGAAACATTTGAAAAACTAGGCCCTCATCATGTAATAATGCCATATCATGGGgaagcaaacacaaacacaacCTTCGTTTCCTAACTTTTGCATGCCTGACTTCGCAAACATTATGTTCTTTTAACAGTTAATGGATATGTAATTTCCTAAAAAAGCAAGCTGAAAGAGAAAGTTCCATATGCTATATCATATCAACGCCCATGTGGGAAAGCAGCCCTGCTGAAACTTTTGGCTTTGCCATGCAAGCCATGGGTACATGAGCTAATCTAGTAACCAGTAGCAGTAGTAGGATGCCATTCTGTGTACAGACCCAGCATTAAGGGGCTTGAAATATTTTGCCTAGAGTTTCACTGATATTTACTGACAGAAGAGGAATGATGACATTCAGAAATCTTGGGTTCCATTTCAAGATCTGGAGGATGCTGTGGTCTCATACTTAGAGACTTGTTCTCTGCATGTTCAGGTTCTTCTTTTCTCCTCTGTCCAAGGCTCCACTGTTTAGATTCCTCATCTTGgctctgtctttttttccccccaaatagtCTCAGTTTCTACCTCCCTCTTGCTGGTCCCTGTATTTTCTCCCACCTGGCTTTCAGTTGTACACTGAAGTTCTTTCATTCCAGTGGccctcagtttcccttcctgGCCTCCATCCAGTGTAGTTCTCCTGCCACGTATTGTCACCTCTGCATCCCATAAGGCAGCTTCCACTATGTCTCAACCTAGTAGGAGACATTTGGGGAACAGGAGACACAAGACCCCTGCTTTCAGTACTGATACTCTCCCAAGATCTACCATAGCACTTAGCAGCATTAGTAGGGAAATCCAACTCATTCCTCCCTGCCTGTAACATGTTCAGCATGGATGGAATCTGAGGAAACTTTAGCTGCTGAACTTTCTATTAAGTTTCCATCTGAGCATGTGTGAACTGAGTTTTATTCATAAACGTTTATCTTGGTCAGATATCAATTGGCAAAAGGCACATCCCTGATGAAAAGATCTCACTTCTGTTCAGTTTCAAGACTCTACTTCAGAGCAGGGCAGTGCCAGACTTTTTTCTTTCAAGTCACCAGAACTTTTTTAACACAGGGAAGAAAGATGCATTTTTCCTTGGCTTTGTTTTCAGAAGTAGCAGAATCACTTAGACTGAAGTTTTCTAACGAGGATCCAGCCTGAGGCAGATACTTGATATAAAAGGAAGCGATAGACTGTAAGGTTTTTGGAACACATGAACACTACATGCACATTGGGGAATTAGCATGGGGGAATAGATGGTAGGGCTGAATTGTGAAGGTATCATGTGAGCTGACATTACTTAGACAATGCTAGATTGTTAGCAGAAAACAGTTCAGAAAGTTGCTTCAGTTACTAGAAGGGTGGTTTTTGTCAGTTGCAAAGTCCTAGAACAGTCCAATGCACTGTTTTGAGGATGATTTTCtgttttagtctgaagaagaTTTTCTTGAAAGAAGGAGAGAAGTAGAAAGACTCTTGAAGAAAAATTCAGATTGGATATGGGATTGGTCCAGCAGGCCTGAGAACATCCCACCAAAGTGAGTGTCCTTAGCATTAGCAACAAACTGCTTTTAACTAGTGCTTTTATTTTCTTagagagaaatattttatttatttattaaatgtttgttcttcctctcctcccccaaactAGGGAATTCCTCTTTAAACACCCTCGTCGAACTGCCACTCTCAGCATGAGAAACACCAGTGTGATGAAGAAAGGGGGCATATTCTCAGCGGAGTTTTTAAAGATTTTCCTTccatctctgtttctctctcacttgcttGCTGTAGGTCTGGGGtaagttttttaatttaaaaattgacCTCTCTGAACAGTGTCATTCTAGTTTCTCAATCTTAATTTAAACAGTACAGTTCTTTCAACATAGATCTACAGTGACCAGTCAGTCAGTAATTGATACCCACTAATTTAGACCTATTTTATTGCAGGAGAAAAAGCAGAATATGACCAAAGATCATCAGTGGCATGATTTATTTTGTTTCCTATCTGTTTGCTTGTACCACTGCTGTATAAATCAATTTCCTTATGCTTTTCTCATTCCTGCTTAGAAATACGTCAGACACTGGAGTTAGGAGTTGTACATACATGTATGCTACTCTGTTCTGTTTTAAAGGGTGAATTTTATACTGCCGATTTAAGAATCATGTGATCTTATCCAACAGTGGGGTTGTTTTTCAGCACTGGGCTGAATCGTCCTTCCCACTACCTACAAGAGAAACTACAAAGAAGAGATCAGCCTTCACTCATTCCAGTTAGGCTGAGGTTTGCCTTTAGGGTCCGTTTCCTAAGCCTGTCAGATTCCTAAGGGTCAATACAGAGGTCCAGGAGTCTGTGAGAGAGCCAGGCCCATCCATAATGAGGCTCCATGCACTAGTAACAACTCCAGCAACTATACAGGAGCAGCTCTGTAAAGGGAAAGATGCTATTCTGGACTATCAAGTCTTTCTCTGCAGGGCTAATAGGGAGGACCCGtctgcatttcccagcagtccctcttatcttctccccccagcccagttctagggggcagagaagggagtgCCATATATTTTGGGGAGAGAGTATTTTAAATAACTCAGCAAAGTAAAACTTGTTTCTTGTACAAGGTGACAGGCCTTCATTTTATCTCACGTCACTAAATTAGCAAGGAAATTAAATGAGCTGCCCCCCTGCAAAACTGTTGAACATGGCATCACAGCTAGACTCAGTAACaagtgtgccagtgcttctgatACTATTTTAAGAATTCTTTACCTGACAgtatttcccttccctccctcagttCAGATATGCAACACAGTACTTATGGTGAGATTGAACCACTGTATCCCTTTGAAATTAAGGGACAAGGCTTCTAGAGCTCTGTAGGTACAGATTAGCCATCCTGTCCAAATCCTAGATCTCATTCATTACTTTATTCCTAATCTTAAATATATGTTGAAACTTAACATAAAATTAGTCCATAGAGTTCATTgtataaattgaaataaaacatggCTGTGTTAACTGCATGAGACTTGATAGGAAAAATCTAGTACATGTCTTTTACAAAAAGAGAGGGGAATCCTTACACTGCCCATACTTCTTACTTGGCTTTTTAGCATTGCTGTGACCTTGGAACTTTCTAGCCAAAGGAAGGACAGACTActagaaaaaacaaatcacatcTTGCAGCTTTATAAAATGTTAAGTTTAACGGAGGTCAAAATGATAGTCTCTCGGAGTGGTCACTTCTTTAGAATGAGGAAGGCAAACAAATATAAGAAAGATAATCTGGAACAGCAGTgaaaaaatactttgaaaaatgAATTATCAAACACTAAAAAGTGTCTCGGGTAGACGTTAGAAGTGAGATGCTTAGAAGCAAATGAGAACATTTGGATAACAACACCGGGGGAGGGAAAACTGTATTTTAATAACTAACTTTACATAGCTTCAGAAGCTCTTTCTGATCTTTGTCTTAATTCTCTCTGATTTTTCTACTATTGAAATTGAATGGGCTTGGCCGGCACTGAAGAACTACTCTACATCTTAAAATCAAGGGTTCATTACAGGACAAAGCTATGCAAAGACATAAACAGCTGAAATCTGGGGTTTTAAATGCAAACTGTTTTGCAGTCTTAATTCTAGCAGGCACTATTGCTCTCACCATAAATTACATAACCTGATGAGGAAAATATTATTCTTGACATACtatacattcttttaaaaatgaaatgcaacaCTCACTGACAAATATTTTTCTACTCAAGGATTTACATTGGAAGACGTTTGACAACCACAACTTCAACCAGCACATTTTAAAAGGATGGTGAAATTCAGTCTCAAAGCAGCAGGGATACCCATCTGGGAATACAAAACAGTGAATCACAGAAACTTCTGAATTTGCAAAGGTTACATGACCTGTGTGCATTTGTTTTGTAAAATGTTGTGTTCCTAGTTTAGTAGTAGAGTGGGAGAAGAGACACTAAAACCAAGCTATTATAAATAGTTTTTTGGATCAATTCATAAAGCATGCTTCAGACTGATTAACATCTACTGTAATGTAGAGGGAGGCATTGTTGAAAATTGAAGAACTCAGTGTTAAGAACAGATGAAACCTTAGCTTTTATATATCGTACAGATTGTGATGTAGCTAATCATCCATCCAAAGTACTGTTTCTTTATACtctgtaaaaagtaaatatcgcCATTATTAAAGTAATCATGACAATCGGGGGTTAGTCCAAAAGCTGTGGCATTACATACAATATTTTGGAGAATGTTGGTGCTTCATTTGAGGAGAGACACATCATTT
This window contains:
- the BNIP3 gene encoding BCL2/adenovirus E1B 19 kDa protein-interacting protein 3 isoform X3; the protein is MSQDENLQGSWVELHFSSNGNGNSNTIQPTNQEQVPASLSIYNGDMEKILLDAQHESGRSSSRESSRCDSPPRSQTPHDINKASEMESHSSGEKSSSQSEEDFLERRREVERLLKKNSDWIWDWSSRPENIPPKEFLFKHPRRTATLSMRNTSVMKKGGIFSAEFLKIFLPSLFLSHLLAVGLGIYIGRRLTTTTSTSTF